One window of the Pseudomonas sihuiensis genome contains the following:
- a CDS encoding glycosyltransferase: MPRLFNGVDTSSGIGKLCGWACLIALLALASEMVDPSYLDPSHQKFIFLIGALGMWRYGNAATHYLRGMYFLHWRFPRMRKAVERMGAAALPEHMFMVVTSFRIPTHTTFKVYQSVFQEVQRMPVPCTVIASIVEKGDENFIKDIMRQEVRDRDDIKLIIVRARGTGKRDGLAHAFRALSRQMPLENAVVGVVDGDTMMLPGCVERAVSMFAYLPSVGGITTNEFCEVEGSKLMQEWHTMRFVQRHINMCSMALSKRVLTMTGRLSFFRASVMTNPEFIKDVEADFLDHWRLGRFQFLTGDDKSSWFSLMRAGWDTFYVPDSHTLTVEHPPDNSFLRATRQLMYRWYGNSLRQNFRATRLLGLDRLGLFTMYVLYDQRVSMWTCLMGLSASVVAGLLFGIQYLLLYLFWVLLSRTLVTLLFFFAKHPVHPMYPFVLYYNQIVGSVMKVYTMFHMDQQSWTRQKTTLSNGSVSFDAALNRWTSKTMLLSSIAIFFGVISVLLELTQP, encoded by the coding sequence ATGCCTAGGTTATTCAATGGGGTCGACACCTCATCCGGTATCGGCAAGCTGTGCGGTTGGGCGTGCCTGATCGCCCTGCTCGCGCTTGCCTCGGAAATGGTCGACCCGAGCTACCTCGACCCGTCGCATCAGAAATTCATCTTTCTGATCGGCGCGCTGGGCATGTGGCGTTACGGCAACGCCGCCACTCACTACCTGCGCGGCATGTACTTCCTGCACTGGCGTTTCCCACGCATGCGCAAGGCCGTCGAGCGCATGGGAGCCGCGGCGCTGCCCGAGCACATGTTCATGGTGGTGACCAGCTTCCGCATCCCGACCCATACCACCTTCAAGGTGTACCAGTCGGTGTTTCAGGAAGTGCAGCGGATGCCGGTGCCCTGCACCGTCATCGCCTCGATCGTGGAGAAAGGCGACGAGAACTTCATCAAGGACATCATGCGTCAGGAAGTCCGCGACCGCGACGACATCAAGCTGATCATCGTGCGCGCCCGCGGCACCGGCAAACGCGACGGTCTGGCGCATGCCTTCCGCGCGCTGTCCCGGCAGATGCCACTGGAGAACGCCGTGGTCGGTGTGGTCGATGGCGACACCATGATGCTGCCCGGCTGCGTCGAGCGCGCCGTCAGCATGTTCGCCTATCTGCCCAGCGTCGGCGGCATCACCACCAACGAGTTCTGCGAGGTGGAAGGCAGCAAGCTGATGCAGGAGTGGCACACCATGCGCTTCGTCCAGCGGCACATCAACATGTGCTCGATGGCACTGAGCAAACGCGTGCTGACCATGACCGGGCGCCTGTCGTTCTTCCGCGCCAGCGTGATGACCAACCCGGAATTCATCAAGGACGTGGAAGCCGACTTCCTCGATCACTGGCGGCTGGGGCGTTTCCAGTTCCTCACCGGCGACGACAAGTCCTCCTGGTTCAGCCTGATGCGCGCCGGCTGGGACACCTTCTACGTGCCCGACAGCCACACCCTGACGGTGGAGCATCCACCAGACAACAGCTTCCTGCGCGCGACCCGGCAACTGATGTACCGCTGGTATGGCAACTCGCTGCGGCAGAACTTCCGCGCCACCCGACTGCTGGGCCTCGACCGTCTGGGCCTGTTCACCATGTACGTGCTGTACGACCAGCGCGTGTCCATGTGGACCTGCCTGATGGGCCTGAGCGCCTCGGTAGTGGCCGGCCTGCTGTTCGGCATCCAGTACCTGTTGCTGTACCTGTTCTGGGTGCTGTTGTCGCGCACCCTGGTAACGCTGTTGTTCTTCTTCGCCAAGCACCCGGTGCATCCGATGTACCCCTTCGTTCTGTATTACAACCAGATCGTCGGCTCGGTGATGAAGGTTTACACCATGTTCCACATGGACCAGCAGAGCTGGACCCGGCAAAAGACCACGCTCAGCAACGGCAGCGTCAGTTTCGATGCGGCCCTTAATCGATGGACGTCGAAGACGATGTTGTTGTCCTCCATTGCCATCTTCTTCGGGGTCATTTCGGTCCTGCTAGAACTCACGCAACCTTAA